A window of the Oncorhynchus kisutch isolate 150728-3 linkage group LG12, Okis_V2, whole genome shotgun sequence genome harbors these coding sequences:
- the LOC109900214 gene encoding gremlin-1-like, which translates to MKTSVFASAMVLGLLFCSQRSAGVGGYQGSFQHPYKYNSSPNQSERSPQQPPQNGFVSRQMGPVTANDEVLESSQEALHVTERRYLKLDWCKTQPLKQTIHEEGCLSRTIINRFCYGQCNSFYIPRHIYEDDGAFQSCSTCKPKTFTTVTYTLICPGQSPSSRKKRVQRVKTCRCASIDLD; encoded by the coding sequence ATGAAGACGTCAGTCTTTGCCTCGGCCATGGTGTTGGGACTACTCTTCTGTTCGCAAAGGAGCGCAGGGGTAGGTGGCTACCAGGGTTCCTTTCAGCACCCATACAAATACAACTCCAGTCCCAACCAGTCTGAGCGCTCACCGCAGCAGCCACCACAGAACGGATTTGTCTCCCGCCAAATGGGGCCAGTAACTGCCAACGACGAGGTTCTAGAATCCAGCCAAGAAGCCTTACACGTCACGGAGCGCCGGTACCTCAAACTGGACTGGTGCAAAACGCAGCCGCTGAAACAGACAATCCACGAGGAAGGATGCCTCAGCCGCACTATAATCAATCGTTTCTGTTACGGGCAGTGTAACTCATTCTACATCCCCCGACACATCTACGAAGATGACGGGGCTTTCCAATCGTGTTCCACCTGTAAACCGAAAACATTCACAACTGTCACCTATACCCTCATATGTCCCGGGCAGTCACCCAGCTCCCGAAAGAAACGCGTCCAGCGCGTAAAGACGTGCCGCTGCGCTTCCATAGACCTGGATTAG